A region of Cytophagia bacterium CHB2 DNA encodes the following proteins:
- a CDS encoding methylated-DNA--[protein]-cysteine S-methyltransferase, with translation MPALKYAQSADDYRRIEQAILFVEKNFRRQPSLDEIARSVYLSEHHFQRLFSRWVGISPKRFLQFLTKEYAKKLLEQSSNLLDVTYEAGLSSPGRLHDLFVACEAVTPGEFKSEGEGVNIAYGFHDTPFGECLLARTERGICGLYFVKNENRKQALGYLKANWPKAALREAPAATAPFIQHIFAPAGKNKMAPLHLFIKGTNFQIKVWEALLRIPMGGMVSYEDIAAHLGMPKASRAVGNAVAKNPVSFIIPCHRVVRKVGETGNYLGGPLRKKAILAWEAARVNSDNNKSGSALPVN, from the coding sequence ATGCCCGCTTTGAAATATGCCCAATCTGCCGACGACTATCGCCGCATCGAGCAGGCGATTCTCTTCGTTGAAAAAAACTTCCGCCGCCAGCCGAGTCTCGACGAAATTGCCCGCAGCGTCTATCTCAGCGAACATCATTTTCAACGGCTCTTCAGCCGCTGGGTCGGCATCAGTCCCAAGCGTTTTCTGCAATTTTTGACCAAAGAATACGCCAAGAAACTGCTGGAACAGTCGAGTAATCTTCTCGACGTGACCTACGAAGCGGGGTTGTCCAGCCCGGGGCGCTTGCATGATTTATTCGTGGCGTGTGAAGCGGTGACCCCCGGCGAGTTCAAAAGCGAGGGCGAAGGCGTGAACATCGCTTACGGTTTTCATGACACGCCGTTCGGCGAGTGCCTGCTCGCGCGCACGGAGCGTGGCATTTGCGGCCTTTATTTTGTTAAGAATGAAAATCGCAAGCAAGCGCTGGGCTATCTCAAAGCCAATTGGCCGAAAGCGGCTTTGCGTGAAGCGCCTGCGGCCACCGCGCCCTTCATTCAACACATTTTTGCGCCTGCCGGAAAAAACAAAATGGCGCCGCTGCATTTGTTCATCAAGGGCACCAATTTCCAAATCAAAGTGTGGGAGGCGTTGCTGCGCATTCCAATGGGCGGGATGGTTTCGTATGAAGATATTGCCGCGCATCTCGGCATGCCGAAGGCCTCACGCGCCGTGGGCAATGCCGTGGCAAAGAACCCGGTGTCGTTTATCATTCCGTGCCATCGTGTCGTGCGCAAAGTCGGCGAGACCGGAAATTATCTCGGCGGCCCGCTTCGCAAGAAGGCGATTTTGGCGTGGGAAGCGGCGCGGGTCAACAGTGACAATAACAAAAGCGGCTCGGCTCTACCGGTCAATTGA
- a CDS encoding TonB-dependent receptor produces the protein MQSLNKTIGFRLALLLIFVSAFAETARPFGDITGHIRDAETGEALPGANVFVAKTLLGASADANGRFHIAKVPAGSYTLSASLIGYATQRVTVRVNDDSTIVIHLALRTSAILFDQVIVTGSRQAEELNAAANSVSVLADMEIRQRNRFRIDEALQSMSGVQLVGENVSVRGGTGYSLLGLGGSRVLMLIDDVPVLTSDLGRANWDILPVTEIDRIEVLKGAASVLYGSGGISGVVNVITREPATSPQFSFRQSAGLYDDPSVPEWIWTDRTLYFTRSDVSYTNVIGPLGFRLAVSRHTSTSDRENGDFSRWYVSSKSVIRFKDESHLRLFVTYNRDARGFSLFWKEQNHALITDFHDRITVDGFAASAIYNKLLNPTLAFKTRLSYNAQLIGLPFNLSKDFKPALGMSGELQANWLPHVNHNLTFGVDYRRDMVESKYYGDHQASSASPYVQETWKLSGILQLSAGVRYDHYVLVGDSAETQLSPKIGFSYNPFPATILHASIGRGFRAPSIAERFSESRPGDNVRLFSNPDLKPERSTLIDFGVRQRFGEYVAAEVTAFANEYYDLIELLSISTQSLELQFRNLAHARVRGLESEINVALWRNRINLRGHMTYLDSRSLATDPLYQLAIDDPLPYRPKWSAFISPALRLGPWAFEADYRYASRFEHVSFFGGDERVPQKVLDLRAQYRWQQFALLFQIKNSINYNYTVVERSLSEIRNFSLTFSGEF, from the coding sequence ATGCAATCCTTAAACAAGACGATTGGTTTTCGGCTCGCCCTTCTTCTCATTTTTGTTTCAGCCTTCGCAGAAACCGCCCGGCCCTTCGGCGACATCACCGGCCACATTCGCGATGCTGAAACCGGCGAGGCCCTGCCCGGCGCGAATGTGTTTGTTGCAAAAACTCTGCTGGGCGCGAGCGCGGATGCCAACGGCCGTTTTCACATTGCAAAAGTGCCCGCAGGCTCATACACGCTGAGCGCTTCTCTCATCGGCTATGCCACGCAGCGCGTGACGGTTCGCGTCAATGACGACTCGACGATTGTCATCCATCTCGCGCTACGAACTTCCGCGATTCTTTTCGATCAAGTCATCGTCACCGGCTCGCGGCAGGCCGAGGAACTGAATGCCGCCGCCAACAGCGTGAGCGTGCTGGCGGATATGGAAATCCGGCAACGCAACCGTTTTCGCATCGACGAGGCGTTGCAAAGCATGTCCGGCGTTCAGCTCGTCGGCGAAAATGTCAGCGTGCGCGGCGGCACAGGCTACAGCTTGCTCGGCCTGGGCGGCAGCCGCGTGTTGATGTTGATCGACGATGTGCCCGTGCTCACCAGCGACCTGGGCCGCGCGAATTGGGATATTTTGCCGGTCACGGAGATCGACCGCATCGAAGTGTTGAAAGGCGCGGCTTCGGTGCTGTACGGCTCGGGCGGCATCAGCGGCGTGGTGAATGTGATCACGCGCGAGCCGGCGACCTCGCCGCAATTCTCGTTTCGCCAAAGCGCGGGACTCTATGACGATCCCTCGGTGCCGGAATGGATTTGGACGGATCGTACATTGTATTTCACCCGCAGCGATGTGAGTTACACCAATGTCATCGGCCCGCTGGGATTCCGGCTTGCGGTGTCGCGCCATACCTCGACCAGCGACCGCGAGAACGGCGATTTCAGCCGCTGGTATGTCAGCAGCAAATCCGTCATTCGATTTAAAGATGAATCGCATCTGCGCTTGTTTGTCACCTACAACCGCGATGCGCGCGGCTTCTCGCTTTTCTGGAAAGAGCAAAATCACGCGCTCATCACCGATTTTCACGATCGCATCACGGTGGACGGCTTTGCCGCTTCCGCCATTTACAACAAGCTGCTCAATCCCACGCTTGCCTTTAAAACGCGGCTTTCATATAACGCACAACTCATCGGCCTGCCCTTCAATCTTTCGAAAGATTTCAAACCCGCGCTGGGCATGAGCGGCGAGTTGCAAGCCAACTGGCTGCCGCACGTCAATCACAACCTAACGTTCGGCGTTGATTATCGCCGCGACATGGTTGAATCAAAATATTATGGCGATCATCAAGCTTCTTCGGCTTCGCCCTATGTGCAGGAAACCTGGAAACTCTCCGGTATTTTGCAATTGAGCGCGGGCGTGCGCTACGATCATTACGTGCTGGTCGGAGATTCGGCGGAGACGCAGTTAAGCCCGAAAATCGGCTTCAGCTACAATCCCTTTCCCGCCACCATTTTACACGCTTCGATTGGCCGCGGCTTTCGGGCGCCTTCGATTGCCGAACGCTTCAGTGAAAGCCGGCCGGGCGACAATGTGCGGCTGTTCAGCAATCCCGATTTGAAACCGGAACGCTCGACGCTGATTGATTTTGGCGTGCGCCAACGCTTTGGCGAATATGTTGCCGCTGAAGTGACGGCGTTTGCCAATGAGTATTATGATCTCATCGAACTGCTGTCGATCAGCACGCAAAGCCTGGAACTGCAATTCCGCAATTTGGCGCATGCGCGCGTGCGCGGCCTGGAATCCGAGATTAATGTCGCGCTCTGGCGCAACCGCATCAATTTGCGCGGCCACATGACGTACTTGGATTCCCGCAGCCTCGCGACCGATCCGCTCTACCAATTGGCCATCGACGATCCGCTGCCTTACCGCCCCAAGTGGAGCGCCTTTATCTCGCCCGCGCTGCGTCTCGGTCCGTGGGCGTTCGAAGCGGATTATCGTTACGCTTCGCGCTTTGAACACGTTTCATTCTTTGGCGGCGATGAACGTGTGCCGCAAAAAGTATTGGATCTGCGCGCGCAATATCGCTGGCAGCAATTCGCGCTGTTGTTTCAAATCAAGAACTCGATCAACTACAATTACACCGTGGTCGAGCGCAGTTTGAGCGAGATTCGCAATTTTTCCCTGACATTTTCCGGCGAATTTTAG
- a CDS encoding type II toxin-antitoxin system RelE/ParE family toxin has product MGLYSIAWKNSAAKELKKLPKDTIGRILKAVEQLAMTPYPPGVKKLIGAEHTYRIRAGDYRIIYSVTTETLIIEIIKVGHRKDVYGG; this is encoded by the coding sequence ATGGGCTTATATAGTATCGCGTGGAAAAACTCTGCTGCAAAAGAGTTGAAAAAACTTCCCAAGGATACGATCGGGCGAATTCTGAAAGCGGTCGAGCAATTGGCCATGACGCCTTATCCTCCGGGAGTTAAAAAGCTGATTGGTGCCGAACACACGTATCGCATTCGGGCTGGTGATTACCGTATCATCTATAGTGTGACCACGGAAACGCTTATTATCGAAATTATCAAAGTCGGACACCGCAAAGATGTCTACGGTGGATAG
- a CDS encoding thiolase family protein, whose product MRDVVIVEGIRTPYAKAGTDFKDLPAQELGRIVVHEIIERSGIDPEIIDEVVIGNIAQPPEATNIARVIALNSGIPRHVPAVTVARNCASGMEAIANAHLKISAGLADVMVAGGVESMSNIPILYPPEYAEVLAEAAKAKSVGQRLSAFSHMRPKHFKPIIGLQVGLTDPVCDLNMGETAEVLAKEFHITREEQDRFALLSHQRATWATDSGKLREEIIPVMPPPKYNTVVDEDNGIRKNQTMEALAKLKTVFDRDYGSVTAGNASQITDGAAAVLVMSAERAKALGLKIMGKVRGYAFAGLDPARMGLGPSVATPKALKLAGVSFKDIQLIELNEAFAAQVIANEMVFRDRNLSQKWLGREEPIGEINRDILNVNGGAIALGHPVGSSGTRLVLTLLKEMERRNLNLGLATLCVGGGQGGAMVVERG is encoded by the coding sequence ATGCGCGACGTCGTCATTGTAGAGGGCATTCGCACGCCCTACGCCAAAGCCGGCACGGATTTCAAAGATTTGCCGGCGCAAGAATTGGGGCGCATCGTGGTACACGAAATCATCGAGCGCAGCGGCATCGATCCGGAAATCATCGATGAAGTCGTGATCGGCAATATCGCGCAGCCGCCGGAAGCGACAAATATTGCGCGTGTGATCGCGCTCAACAGCGGCATTCCGCGCCACGTGCCGGCGGTAACGGTGGCGCGCAATTGCGCTTCGGGCATGGAAGCCATTGCCAACGCGCATCTTAAAATCTCGGCAGGCCTGGCCGACGTCATGGTCGCCGGCGGCGTCGAGTCCATGAGCAATATTCCGATTTTGTATCCGCCGGAATATGCCGAAGTGCTGGCGGAGGCCGCAAAAGCCAAATCCGTGGGCCAGCGCTTGAGCGCATTTTCTCATATGCGTCCCAAACATTTCAAACCCATCATCGGCTTGCAGGTGGGCTTGACCGACCCGGTGTGCGACCTCAACATGGGCGAAACCGCGGAAGTGCTGGCAAAGGAATTTCACATCACGCGCGAAGAACAGGATCGCTTCGCGTTGCTGAGCCACCAACGCGCCACCTGGGCGACGGATTCCGGCAAATTGCGTGAGGAGATCATTCCCGTCATGCCGCCGCCGAAATACAACACCGTGGTCGATGAAGACAACGGTATTCGCAAAAATCAAACGATGGAAGCTTTGGCAAAACTCAAGACGGTGTTCGATCGCGATTACGGCAGCGTCACCGCCGGCAATGCCAGCCAAATCACCGACGGCGCCGCAGCGGTGCTGGTGATGTCTGCGGAAAGAGCCAAAGCGCTCGGCCTGAAAATCATGGGCAAGGTGCGCGGCTATGCCTTTGCCGGGCTTGATCCCGCGCGCATGGGCCTGGGCCCCTCGGTAGCAACGCCCAAAGCGCTGAAGCTGGCCGGCGTTTCGTTCAAGGACATTCAACTCATCGAACTCAATGAAGCGTTTGCCGCGCAGGTGATCGCCAATGAAATGGTGTTTCGCGACCGCAATCTCTCGCAAAAGTGGCTGGGCCGCGAAGAGCCGATTGGCGAGATCAATCGCGACATTCTCAATGTCAACGGCGGGGCCATTGCGCTCGGCCACCCGGTGGGCAGTTCGGGAACGCGGCTCGTCTTGACTCTGTTGAAGGAGATGGAACGCCGCAATCTCAATCTCGGCCTGGCGACGCTGTGCGTGGGCGGCGGCCAGGGCGGGGCGATGGTGGTGGAGAGAGGTTGA
- a CDS encoding electron transfer flavoprotein subunit beta/FixA family protein, whose product MKIILCMKQVPLKDAQLKIAGDQLWVEESNLNFEINESDHYGLEAALRLKEAHGGEVIVVSIGPARAKQAIQQALAKGADRAIHVTHEKPIMDPFIAAKLLAAAIKPENPDLILTGLQSDDAGFGQTGVVLAELLGLPHATLVMEIQVQDGKLKIKRELESGWFQYIELPKPAVLTIQSGLAAIRYATIKGIMAAKKKPQQDVSAASLGVDLAQGQINFQKLYVPVKTKKTQMLSGDAKAVAKELAEKLKNEAKVI is encoded by the coding sequence GTGAAAATCATTTTGTGCATGAAGCAAGTGCCACTCAAAGATGCGCAACTCAAAATCGCGGGCGACCAGCTTTGGGTGGAGGAATCCAATCTCAATTTTGAAATCAATGAAAGCGATCACTACGGCCTGGAAGCAGCTTTACGCTTGAAAGAGGCGCACGGCGGGGAAGTGATCGTCGTCAGCATTGGCCCGGCCCGCGCGAAACAGGCGATTCAGCAGGCGCTGGCCAAGGGCGCGGATCGCGCGATTCACGTGACGCATGAGAAGCCGATCATGGATCCGTTTATCGCGGCGAAGCTGCTGGCCGCCGCGATCAAACCGGAGAATCCGGATTTGATTCTCACCGGTTTGCAATCGGATGACGCCGGCTTTGGCCAAACCGGCGTGGTGCTGGCGGAACTGCTGGGCTTGCCGCACGCGACACTGGTGATGGAAATTCAAGTGCAGGACGGCAAACTGAAAATCAAACGCGAGCTGGAAAGCGGCTGGTTTCAATATATCGAGTTGCCCAAGCCGGCGGTGCTCACCATTCAATCCGGCCTGGCGGCGATTCGCTATGCCACCATCAAAGGCATCATGGCGGCGAAGAAAAAGCCGCAACAAGACGTGAGTGCCGCCAGCCTGGGCGTCGATCTTGCGCAGGGTCAAATCAATTTTCAAAAACTCTACGTGCCCGTGAAAACGAAGAAAACGCAAATGCTCAGCGGCGACGCGAAAGCCGTGGCAAAAGAGCTGGCCGAAAAATTGAAGAATGAAGCGAAGGTGATTTGA
- a CDS encoding type II toxin-antitoxin system HicB family antitoxin, translated as MLSGYIDHAMAQAEYDKLEDGKFAGRISACKGVIAFAQTLHACENELRSTLEDWLLVGLKLGHQLPVIDGIDLNGEPVYESMDTVQA; from the coding sequence ATTTTGAGCGGGTACATTGACCACGCGATGGCGCAGGCAGAATACGATAAATTGGAAGATGGAAAATTTGCGGGCCGTATTTCTGCGTGCAAGGGGGTCATCGCGTTTGCCCAAACATTGCATGCGTGCGAAAATGAGCTTCGCTCAACCTTGGAGGACTGGCTTTTAGTCGGTCTCAAATTGGGACACCAACTGCCGGTTATCGACGGCATCGATCTAAACGGGGAGCCGGTTTATGAGTCGATGGATACCGTGCAAGCGTAA
- a CDS encoding amidohydrolase, producing MKTKIAHLTQKNLTEVIRARRHLHQHPELSWRERETSQFIRQWLEKFGIEFRVAKDFYATIGIIRGHKPGPVVGLRADIDALPIVEKSVVPHCSQNAGVMHACGHDGHTATLLGAAQVLAQLREEIAGTIVCVFQPAEEDGGGGRKLLASGLLDDLGIQAFFGLHAWPYLPVGAIGVRYGAMMAAIDDFKFIVHGKSGHAAHPMTAIDPVWISAQIINAVQSLVTRERHGADPVVISIATIHGGSADNVIPSHVEMTGTMRTLQPETRSRMNHRLVELVKGVAQTFGGSAEVEIEAGYPSLINSDHMVQLVAKTAAELAGAKNVVELAEPSMGGEDFAYYLQKYSGAFFRLGVGPRPSLHADTFDFNDDALELGVQMMANVAINCLKEMP from the coding sequence ATGAAAACAAAAATTGCGCACCTCACACAAAAAAACCTTACCGAAGTCATCCGCGCGCGCCGGCACTTGCATCAACATCCCGAGTTGAGCTGGCGCGAGCGCGAAACCAGCCAATTCATTCGCCAGTGGCTGGAGAAATTCGGCATTGAGTTTCGCGTGGCGAAAGATTTTTACGCCACCATCGGCATCATCCGCGGGCACAAGCCCGGGCCGGTGGTGGGTTTGCGGGCTGACATTGATGCCCTGCCGATCGTGGAAAAAAGTGTTGTGCCGCATTGCTCGCAAAATGCCGGCGTGATGCATGCCTGCGGCCACGACGGCCACACTGCGACGCTTCTGGGCGCAGCGCAGGTGTTGGCACAACTGCGCGAAGAGATCGCCGGCACGATCGTGTGCGTGTTTCAACCGGCGGAAGAAGACGGCGGCGGCGGGCGGAAACTGCTCGCCTCCGGCTTGCTCGACGATCTCGGCATTCAAGCATTTTTCGGATTGCACGCCTGGCCTTACCTGCCAGTGGGCGCCATCGGCGTGCGCTATGGCGCGATGATGGCGGCCATTGACGATTTCAAGTTCATCGTGCATGGCAAATCCGGGCACGCGGCACATCCCATGACGGCCATCGATCCGGTATGGATTTCCGCGCAGATCATCAATGCGGTGCAGAGCCTGGTCACGCGCGAGCGGCATGGCGCGGATCCCGTGGTCATCAGCATTGCCACGATTCACGGAGGTTCGGCGGACAATGTTATTCCGTCGCACGTTGAAATGACAGGCACGATGCGCACGCTGCAACCGGAAACGCGCAGCCGCATGAACCATCGCCTGGTCGAATTGGTTAAAGGCGTCGCGCAAACCTTTGGCGGTTCCGCGGAAGTTGAAATCGAAGCCGGCTATCCCTCGTTGATCAATTCCGATCACATGGTGCAGCTTGTCGCCAAAACCGCAGCCGAACTGGCGGGCGCGAAAAACGTGGTGGAGCTGGCCGAGCCCAGCATGGGCGGGGAAGACTTCGCGTACTATTTGCAAAAATACTCCGGAGCTTTTTTTCGTCTCGGCGTCGGGCCCCGGCCGTCGCTGCACGCGGATACGTTTGATTTCAACGATGACGCGCTCGAGCTTGGCGTGCAGATGATGGCAAACGTTGCCATTAATTGCTTGAAGGAGATGCCCTAG
- a CDS encoding TetR/AcrR family transcriptional regulator, which translates to MKILAKATNGRTLRGDDKRSRILKAAAKTFARKGFYHTKISEIAQQAGIADGTIYLYFKNKDDILITLFEESMGSILEEFSRKLAACQNPAEKIRAFVHLHFELVRTNPDLAAVMQLELRQSHQFIKQYSGTRISDYLNLIGNIVDEGQASGLFRKDILPGIFKRALFGALDEMSTLWVLSKTKKYDLLESAEQIGALFLEGMLANASALKPGPRMKAANE; encoded by the coding sequence ATGAAAATACTTGCAAAAGCCACGAACGGCCGCACCTTGCGCGGCGACGACAAACGCAGCCGCATCTTGAAAGCCGCAGCCAAGACCTTCGCGCGCAAAGGTTTTTATCACACCAAAATCTCCGAAATCGCGCAACAAGCCGGCATCGCAGACGGCACAATTTATCTTTATTTCAAAAACAAAGACGACATTCTCATCACCCTGTTTGAAGAAAGCATGGGCAGTATTTTGGAGGAATTCAGCCGCAAGCTGGCAGCATGCCAAAATCCCGCGGAGAAAATTCGCGCCTTTGTTCATTTGCATTTCGAACTGGTGCGCACCAATCCCGATTTGGCGGCAGTGATGCAACTTGAGCTGCGGCAATCGCATCAATTCATCAAACAATACAGCGGCACGCGCATCAGCGATTATCTCAATCTCATCGGCAACATTGTTGACGAGGGTCAGGCCAGCGGCTTGTTTCGCAAAGATATTCTGCCGGGCATTTTCAAACGCGCGTTGTTTGGCGCGTTGGATGAAATGAGCACGCTGTGGGTGCTTTCAAAAACGAAGAAATATGATTTGCTGGAATCCGCGGAGCAGATCGGGGCTTTATTTCTCGAAGGCATGCTGGCCAATGCTTCTGCATTAAAGCCGGGCCCGCGGATGAAAGCCGCTAATGAATAA
- a CDS encoding electron transfer flavoprotein subunit alpha/FixB family protein, with protein sequence MASGILVIVEQNDGKITRIGWEALAAAQEIGAGLGHEVCALLLGKGASAAAKEAAAAALKQIWFAENAELSHYTPDGFSAAAKQMIEKSKPQYVLAGHSYQARDYFPKLAASCGRGLIADSVGYRIENGAITFVRQAFQGKINADFSFNGEPPYFASLQSGAVSSDKLKKGGNAAVSDAGLDLSGVSIRTTVLEIFEGVKGKVDLTKADIIVSVGRGIKEKANMPLVEELAGAIGGELAASRPVCDDGWLPLDRQIGSSGQTVAPKLYLAVGISGAIQHLVGMKGARTIVAINKDERAPIFDIADYGIVGDLFEIVPELTKAIKEAKGA encoded by the coding sequence ATGGCATCTGGAATTTTGGTTATCGTCGAACAAAACGACGGCAAAATCACCCGCATCGGCTGGGAAGCGCTGGCCGCGGCGCAGGAAATCGGCGCGGGGCTTGGGCACGAAGTGTGCGCTTTGCTTTTGGGAAAGGGAGCAAGCGCTGCCGCCAAGGAGGCAGCGGCTGCCGCACTCAAACAAATTTGGTTTGCGGAAAACGCCGAATTGTCGCATTATACCCCGGACGGTTTCAGCGCTGCGGCCAAGCAAATGATCGAAAAATCGAAGCCGCAATATGTGCTGGCGGGACATTCGTATCAAGCGCGTGATTATTTTCCCAAACTGGCCGCGAGCTGCGGCCGCGGGTTGATTGCCGACAGCGTGGGCTATCGCATCGAAAATGGCGCCATCACGTTTGTGCGTCAGGCGTTCCAGGGCAAGATCAATGCGGATTTCTCGTTCAACGGTGAGCCGCCTTATTTTGCCAGCCTGCAATCCGGCGCGGTAAGCAGCGATAAGTTGAAAAAGGGCGGCAATGCCGCGGTGAGCGATGCCGGCCTCGATCTTTCCGGCGTCAGCATTCGCACAACTGTTTTGGAGATTTTCGAAGGCGTGAAAGGCAAGGTCGATTTGACCAAAGCCGATATTATCGTTTCCGTCGGCCGTGGCATCAAAGAGAAAGCCAACATGCCGCTGGTCGAAGAATTGGCCGGCGCCATCGGCGGCGAGCTTGCGGCCTCACGTCCGGTATGCGATGACGGTTGGCTGCCGCTGGATCGCCAGATCGGCTCTTCCGGGCAAACCGTTGCGCCCAAACTCTATCTTGCCGTCGGCATCTCGGGCGCGATTCAGCATCTCGTGGGCATGAAGGGCGCGCGCACGATCGTGGCCATCAACAAAGACGAGCGCGCTCCGATTTTCGATATTGCCGATTATGGCATCGTCGGTGATCTGTTCGAAATCGTGCCGGAACTCACGAAGGCGATTAAAGAAGCGAAGGGCGCATAA
- a CDS encoding acyl-CoA dehydrogenase yields MFHGEVTMASDDKTQSFLKSLFAGEVRQEIVFPYPFMPPHEQDDLRIIIDSFREFARDHIDSAAIDRQGFIAQEIFAGLKELGFFGLAIPEKYGGAGLSQTAYSRVFEEICTVDASLGVSLGAHLSIGSKGITMFGNDAQKEKYLPKIASGEYMTAFALTEAGAGSDAAGIQSKAVLNRERTHFSLNGGKIWITNGGIADVFTVFAKTPMAAGGAQQDKISAFIVERSFKGFSSGKPEEKLGIHGSNTTALNFDNIAVPVENMLGQMGKGFKIAMEILNTGRLGLASGCVGGCKALLTKATEHAKNRKQFGKAIGQFEMIQEKIARMAADTYAADSMVYLTTALADRKGIDYSLESAACKVFVSDALWRVVNEAMQIAGGIGYSREYPYEQAMRDARINLIFEGTNEILRAFIALAGMEGPGEYLKKIGNALRDPIKGFGLLTGYAASKVKDTVAHDHLTGVHPKLHDAVERFNESAKGLHQATEQALIKHGKGIILKQFDQRRLADVVIDTYAMVAVIARVDTLLKKNHAGVEQDLLLANTFVEDAWRRARRNLRQMDKNLDGERKKIAEMIYDLNGYRWSTNV; encoded by the coding sequence ATGTTTCATGGCGAGGTCACTATGGCATCCGATGACAAGACCCAAAGTTTTCTGAAATCCCTTTTTGCGGGCGAAGTCCGGCAGGAAATCGTCTTTCCCTATCCTTTTATGCCGCCGCACGAGCAGGATGATTTGCGCATCATCATCGATTCGTTTCGCGAGTTTGCGCGCGATCACATCGACTCCGCGGCGATTGATCGCCAGGGTTTCATTGCCCAAGAAATCTTTGCCGGTTTGAAAGAATTGGGATTTTTCGGCTTGGCGATTCCGGAAAAATACGGCGGCGCAGGACTCTCGCAAACCGCTTACAGCCGGGTGTTCGAAGAAATTTGTACGGTCGATGCCTCCCTGGGGGTATCGCTGGGCGCGCATTTGTCGATCGGCAGCAAGGGCATCACCATGTTCGGCAATGACGCGCAAAAGGAGAAATATCTGCCCAAAATCGCCAGCGGTGAATACATGACGGCGTTTGCCCTCACCGAGGCTGGCGCCGGCAGCGACGCCGCCGGCATTCAATCAAAAGCCGTGCTCAATCGCGAGCGCACGCATTTTTCCCTCAACGGCGGAAAGATTTGGATCACCAACGGCGGTATTGCAGACGTGTTTACGGTGTTTGCCAAAACGCCCATGGCAGCGGGCGGCGCGCAACAGGACAAGATTTCAGCATTCATCGTTGAGCGCAGCTTCAAAGGTTTTTCCTCCGGTAAGCCGGAAGAAAAACTCGGCATTCACGGCTCGAATACAACGGCGTTGAATTTTGACAACATTGCCGTGCCGGTGGAAAACATGCTCGGCCAGATGGGCAAAGGTTTCAAAATCGCCATGGAGATTTTGAACACTGGCCGTCTGGGCCTGGCCAGCGGTTGCGTCGGCGGCTGCAAGGCGCTGCTGACGAAAGCGACGGAGCATGCGAAGAATCGCAAACAATTCGGCAAAGCCATCGGCCAGTTCGAGATGATTCAAGAGAAAATCGCGCGCATGGCCGCAGACACTTATGCCGCAGACAGCATGGTCTATCTCACCACGGCCCTGGCCGATCGTAAAGGTATCGATTATTCGCTGGAATCCGCGGCCTGTAAGGTTTTTGTGAGCGATGCGCTCTGGCGCGTTGTGAATGAAGCGATGCAAATTGCGGGCGGCATCGGCTATTCTCGTGAATATCCGTACGAACAGGCAATGCGCGACGCGCGCATCAATCTTATCTTCGAAGGCACAAACGAGATTTTACGCGCCTTCATCGCGCTGGCCGGCATGGAAGGTCCGGGCGAATATCTCAAAAAAATCGGCAACGCGCTGCGCGATCCGATCAAGGGCTTCGGCCTGTTGACCGGCTACGCCGCGAGCAAGGTGAAAGACACGGTCGCGCATGATCATCTCACGGGTGTGCATCCGAAGTTGCATGATGCCGTCGAGCGTTTCAACGAATCGGCCAAGGGCTTGCACCAAGCCACCGAGCAGGCATTGATCAAGCACGGCAAGGGCATCATCTTAAAGCAATTCGACCAACGCCGTTTGGCTGATGTTGTGATTGACACGTACGCCATGGTTGCCGTCATCGCGCGCGTTGACACCTTATTGAAAAAAAATCATGCCGGGGTCGAGCAGGATTTGTTGCTGGCCAACACGTTTGTCGAAGACGCCTGGCGGCGCGCGCGGCGCAACTTGCGGCAGATGGATAAAAACCTCGATGGCGAACGCAAAAAAATTGCCGAAATGATTTATGATTTGAATGGCTATCGCTGGAGCACGAATGTCTAG